The genomic window CGGGGAGCGGGATCGGATCCTTTCCGCCGATCTCCACCGGGATTTCGCCGCGCGGCTGCGATGCCGTAAAGATCTGGTGATCCTGCCGGGAGCAGGCCACATGCTCCCGCTGGAGTATCTCGAGCAAACCGTCCCGCTAGTAGCCGAGTGGTTCCGGGAACACCTGCGTTGAAGGACAACCCTTCGATGGAGATCCGGGTGGCGGTCAAAGGAGGAGGCGATCTGGGGACGGGGGCCATCCTGCGGCTCCACCGAGCTGGCTTCCGGGTCTGGGTCACGGAGCTTCCGCAACCCCTGGCCATCCGCCGGGCGGTGGCGGTGGCCAGCGCGGTCTATGAGGGCGCCATTTCCATCGAGGGCCACACCGCCCGGCGCGTGGAGGACCCTGAGATGTTCCCCCTCCTCTGGGCCCGGGGGGAGATCCCGGTCCTGGTGGATCCGCTGGGGGACAGCATCCGGCAACTCCGGCCGGAGGTGGTCGTGGACGCGATCATGGCCAAGCGCAACACCGGCACCGCCATCACCGACGCGCCGGTGGTGGTGGCCCTGGGGCCGGGCTTCATCGCCGGGGTGGATTGCCATGCTGTGGTCGAGACGGCCCGTGGCCACGACCTGGGACGGGTCTACTACCAGGGGAGCGCCCTCCCCGACACCGGGATCCCCGGCCCCATCGGCGGCCATGATGTCCTGCGGGTCCTGCGAGCCCCCCGGGCCGGGCGCTTCCGGGCGATCCGTCGCATCGGAGACCGCGTGGAGGCGGGGGAGATCGTGGCCTATGTGGAGGAAGAACCCGTCCGGACGGCCATCGCCGGGGTGCTGCGGGGGATCCTGGCCGACGGCCTGGAGGTGGTCCCTGGGATGAAAGTGGGGGACGTCGACCCCCGGGCGGAGGTTCGGCATTGCTTCACCGTATCCGACAAGGCATGGGCGGTCGGGGGTGGTGTGCTGGAGGCGGTGCTCTGCCTTCTGCGGGCGCGGGGCATGTTGCCGTGGGCGTGAGCGATCCTCGTATCCGGAGGCACGCGATGTGGATCCGTGTGGCCGCTCTGGAGGAGATCCCAGTGGGCTCGGCGAAGGTGTTCACGGTGGAGGGCCGGCGGATCGCCCTGACCCGGGTGGGAGATCAAGTGTTCGCGTTCGGGGATGTGTGCACGCATGATGATGGCCCCCTGGCGGAGGGGAAGTTGGAAGGCTATGTCATCCAGTGCCCGCGCCATGGGGCCCGCTTTGACATCCGGACCGGCCGGGTCCTCCGGCTGCCCGCTGTGGTCCCCATCCCGGTCTATGAGGTTCGGGTGGACGCCGAGGGCGTGTGGGTGAACCCGGAGCCGATGCGAGGTCGTTGAGATGAACGGGACGGTGGTGGCCATCCTGCACGCGGATCTTTACACCCCCACCCGGCGCATCCCGGATGGAGCGATCGTGTTCGGAGATGGGCGGATCCTGGCCCTGGGCCCCACGCGGGA from Thermoflexus hugenholtzii JAD2 includes these protein-coding regions:
- the yqeB gene encoding selenium-dependent molybdenum cofactor biosynthesis protein YqeB, which codes for MEIRVAVKGGGDLGTGAILRLHRAGFRVWVTELPQPLAIRRAVAVASAVYEGAISIEGHTARRVEDPEMFPLLWARGEIPVLVDPLGDSIRQLRPEVVVDAIMAKRNTGTAITDAPVVVALGPGFIAGVDCHAVVETARGHDLGRVYYQGSALPDTGIPGPIGGHDVLRVLRAPRAGRFRAIRRIGDRVEAGEIVAYVEEEPVRTAIAGVLRGILADGLEVVPGMKVGDVDPRAEVRHCFTVSDKAWAVGGGVLEAVLCLLRARGMLPWA
- a CDS encoding Rieske (2Fe-2S) protein, producing MWIRVAALEEIPVGSAKVFTVEGRRIALTRVGDQVFAFGDVCTHDDGPLAEGKLEGYVIQCPRHGARFDIRTGRVLRLPAVVPIPVYEVRVDAEGVWVNPEPMRGR